A window of Planctomycetota bacterium contains these coding sequences:
- the yajC gene encoding preprotein translocase subunit YajC — MTLPSTILLLAEAPAPGAGSLLTSPLIPLMLVMVFFIYMSWSNSRRQKKERDAMLSSLKKGDGITLNGGEIGKIVDLDEKTVLVKVDETNNTKIRYRRDAVLTRNGDPKADAKSDKSGSKDESKADSKDDTDTKK; from the coding sequence ATGACCCTCCCGTCAACGATCCTCCTGCTCGCCGAAGCCCCCGCCCCGGGCGCGGGCTCCCTGCTGACCAGCCCGCTCATCCCGTTGATGCTGGTCATGGTCTTCTTCATCTACATGTCCTGGTCCAACAGCCGGCGACAAAAGAAGGAGCGCGATGCGATGCTCTCGTCGCTGAAAAAGGGTGACGGCATCACGCTCAACGGCGGGGAGATCGGCAAGATCGTGGATCTCGACGAAAAGACCGTGTTGGTCAAGGTCGACGAGACCAACAACACCAAGATCCGCTACCGTCGTGATGCCGTGCTCACCCGCAACGGCGACCCCAAGGCGGACGCCAAGTCCGACAAGTCCGGCTCGAAAGACGAGTCCAAGGCGGACTCCAAAGACGACACCGACACGAAGAAGTAA